GGCGGAATCGGCCTTATTGAGCATCACGGTGTCTGTCATGCCCTCTCCGGCGGATGCCCTGTAGTAATTCAGGCCGATATTATAGTAATCGAGGGCGGAGGGTTTTTCCTTCATTTCCACTTTCAGCTCCGCGAACTTCTTGTACCAGTCGGCTGCCCTGTCGAATACCCTGGCCTCCTGATAGGCCTTGGCCACACTTTCGTACCGGTCCAGGTCCTTCACCGTATCCGCTGTAGCATACTTTTCCAGGTATTCCAGCGCCTTATTGTCGATCTCTACCTGGGAGGCGGAATCCTGGTACTTGATGCGGCCGTAGATCTCGCTGCCGAGTTTGTAGTCAAGCGGTTCCAGCTTGGCTTCCCCCACTTTCTGCACGTAATCATCATACACCTTTCTGGCCGTCAGGGAATCCCCTTTCTGGAGGTGCGCGTCAGCGATCAGGCGGTGCAGCTTCATCTTGTAGGAATCATTCGCCTGCGGGATCAGGCTCTGCGCTTTGGCGATGGCGCTATCGTAATCTCTGTCAAAGAACATGATAGAAGCCAGGTAGTATTCATTTTTCACTTTGTCGGACGGGTCTGACAAGGACAGATACTTCTGCAGGTTCTCTTTGGCCTTGGCCAGGGAGAACTGCCTGGGGCGGGGGGTGTAGTAGAATTGATACAGTTCGTAGAAAACAGGAGCGTAATTCGGGTCCAGGGAAGCAGCCCGGGCATAGTCGCCTACAGCCTGTTCCAGCAGTTTGGCATTGTAATTCACATGCCCCTGTTTCATCACCGCCTCCGCGTTATTGGCATCCAGTTCCAGCGCCCTTTCATATGCGGTGATGGCTTTACCGCCGTTTTCACCACCCAGAGCGCGGTATGCATCGCCCAGTTCGATATAGTCGGCTGCCGTGGCATCGTAGATATCCCTTCTTTTGGCGCCTTCATTATTCATCAACGTTTCCATCGTGGCCAGCGCAAAGGCCTTGTTACCACCTTTTATTTCCGAGTTGGCATCGGCCACCGCACGGGATACCTCCCCATTCTTCCCTTTAACGCCTGCAAGGGCAGCGTCGAACTTCTGGCGGGCGGCAGCGGTATCTCCGTTCAGGAGGTCTATCCGCCCCATTCCGGCAGTCAGCAAAGGAGAATTAGGCACGGCCGTCAACCCTTTGGTAAATGCAGCAGCGGCAGCTTCCTGATTTTCCATTCCAAGTTCCGCGATGCCGAGGTAATAA
This genomic stretch from Chitinophaga sp. XS-30 harbors:
- a CDS encoding tetratricopeptide repeat protein codes for the protein MNKRISTVFALLLLAGGVMAQSIDDGLKKLYYGKYAGAKQDFESVIASKPTDDRAHYYLGIAELGMENQEAAAAAFTKGLTAVPNSPLLTAGMGRIDLLNGDTAAARQKFDAALAGVKGKNGEVSRAVADANSEIKGGNKAFALATMETLMNNEGAKRRDIYDATAADYIELGDAYRALGGENGGKAITAYERALELDANNAEAVMKQGHVNYNAKLLEQAVGDYARAASLDPNYAPVFYELYQFYYTPRPRQFSLAKAKENLQKYLSLSDPSDKVKNEYYLASIMFFDRDYDSAIAKAQSLIPQANDSYKMKLHRLIADAHLQKGDSLTARKVYDDYVQKVGEAKLEPLDYKLGSEIYGRIKYQDSASQVEIDNKALEYLEKYATADTVKDLDRYESVAKAYQEARVFDRAADWYKKFAELKVEMKEKPSALDYYNIGLNYYRASAGEGMTDTVMLNKADSAFGQISTNFPDLTTGHYWQGMTAAGKDVEAKTGVALPYFEKYIAMAESDVERNKIGLIKAYTYLMVYYYNKEDNANLQKYMSKLEPLDPNSEPVRAIKENMSARSAQQNSTK